One Leucoraja erinacea ecotype New England chromosome 5, Leri_hhj_1, whole genome shotgun sequence DNA segment encodes these proteins:
- the tpbgb gene encoding trophoblast glycoprotein b isoform X1 — MPGCSLVQSLCRPDGARVCVPSRPIPPLTLSLLLPLFLLWLQLHGSAAAAASSPCPRFCECSEPPTRVKCVNRQLSSIPSDIPAGVERLFITGNSISTLGAGAFGQRLEHLLNLNLSDNKIESIEALAFASMPSLRQLDLSNNRISTLHPEAFGGAGGGVASPHSLQELNLSRALLNGSVAEQVSDLLQNGSLANLVHLEMSDNDLFYMPARAFSRLTSLRQLQLRNNSFVSFRDTFQDLNLQLLDLRFNALKTLGNGTMAELSSQPQLRVDLRDNPFVCDCGLKDFRAWLQSTDKVVEKDSLLCSSPESLGNKPVLQARYSDLQCSFQGDMESALQTSYVFLGLVLALIGVIFMFVLYLNRKGIKKWLNNFRDACRDHMEGYHYRTCGVTVPKRKSGRLLEDDASLQTFRSE, encoded by the exons ATGCCTGGGTGCAGCCTGGTGCAAAGTTTGTGCCGCCCGGACGGGGCGAGGGTCTGTGTCCCGTCTCGGCCCATCCCGCCCCTGACTCTCTCGCTGCTCCTACCGCTGTTTCTGCTGTGGCTGCAACTCCACGGCTCGGCCGCTGCCGCCGCCTCCAGCCCTTGCCCCCGGTTCTGCGAGTGCTCCGAGCCGCCGACCAGAGTGAAGTGCGTGAACAGGCAGCTGAGCTCCATCCCCAGCGACATCCCGGCCGGTGTGGAAAGGCTCTTCATCACGGGCAACAGCATCTCCACCCTCGGCGCCGGGGCGTTCGGCCAGCGCCTCGAACACCTGCTCAACCTCAACCTCAGCGACAACAAGATCGAAAGCATCGAGGCGCTGGCGTTCGCTTCCATGCCCAGCCTCCGGCAGCTGGATCTCAGCAATAACCGCATCTCCACGCTGCACCCTGAGGCTTTCGGTGGCGCAGGAGGAGGGGTAGCAAGTCCCCACAGTTTACAGGAGCTCAATCTGAGCCGGGCGCTCCTCAACGGCTCGGTGGCGGAACAAGTTTCCGATCTGCTCCAGAACGGTTCCCTCGCTAACCTGGTCCACCTAGAGATGTCCGACAACGACCTCTTCTACATGCCGGCCCGAGCCTTCTCTCGCTTGACCAGCCTGAGGCAACTGCAACTGAGGAACAACTCCTTTGTCTCCTTCAGAGACACTTTCCAAGACCTGAACCTTCAGCTGCTCGACCTGAGGTTCAACGCCCTGAAGACACTGGGCAACGGCACGATGGCTGAGTTGAGCAGTCAGCCCCAGCTTAGAGTGGACCTGCGGGATAACCCCTTCGTCTGCGACTGCGGCCTCAAGGATTTCCGGGCTTGGCTTCAAAGCACCGACAAGGTGGTGGAGAAAGACAGCTTGCTCTGCTCGTCGCCCGAGAGCCTAGGAAATAAACCCGTCCTCCAAGCTCGCTACTCCGATTTGCAGTGTTCCTTCCAAGGGGACATGGAGAGCGCGTTGCAAACTTCGTACGTCTTTCTTGGGCTGGTTCTAGCCCTGATCGGGGTGATCTTCATGTTTGTCTTGTACCTGAACCGAAAAGGCATCAAAAAGTGGCTTAACAACTTCAGGGATGCATGCCGAGACCACATGGAAGGCTACCATTACCG GACCTGCGGTGTAACTGTGCCAAAAAGAAAATCAGGGAGGCTGTTGGAAGATGATGCTAGTCTTCAAACCTTCCGCTCAGAGTAG
- the tpbgb gene encoding trophoblast glycoprotein b isoform X2, with amino-acid sequence MPGCSLVQSLCRPDGARVCVPSRPIPPLTLSLLLPLFLLWLQLHGSAAAAASSPCPRFCECSEPPTRVKCVNRQLSSIPSDIPAGVERLFITGNSISTLGAGAFGQRLEHLLNLNLSDNKIESIEALAFASMPSLRQLDLSNNRISTLHPEAFGGAGGGVASPHSLQELNLSRALLNGSVAEQVSDLLQNGSLANLVHLEMSDNDLFYMPARAFSRLTSLRQLQLRNNSFVSFRDTFQDLNLQLLDLRFNALKTLGNGTMAELSSQPQLRVDLRDNPFVCDCGLKDFRAWLQSTDKVVEKDSLLCSSPESLGNKPVLQARYSDLQCSFQGDMESALQTSYVFLGLVLALIGVIFMFVLYLNRKGIKKWLNNFRDACRDHMEGYHYRLMLENMNYL; translated from the coding sequence ATGCCTGGGTGCAGCCTGGTGCAAAGTTTGTGCCGCCCGGACGGGGCGAGGGTCTGTGTCCCGTCTCGGCCCATCCCGCCCCTGACTCTCTCGCTGCTCCTACCGCTGTTTCTGCTGTGGCTGCAACTCCACGGCTCGGCCGCTGCCGCCGCCTCCAGCCCTTGCCCCCGGTTCTGCGAGTGCTCCGAGCCGCCGACCAGAGTGAAGTGCGTGAACAGGCAGCTGAGCTCCATCCCCAGCGACATCCCGGCCGGTGTGGAAAGGCTCTTCATCACGGGCAACAGCATCTCCACCCTCGGCGCCGGGGCGTTCGGCCAGCGCCTCGAACACCTGCTCAACCTCAACCTCAGCGACAACAAGATCGAAAGCATCGAGGCGCTGGCGTTCGCTTCCATGCCCAGCCTCCGGCAGCTGGATCTCAGCAATAACCGCATCTCCACGCTGCACCCTGAGGCTTTCGGTGGCGCAGGAGGAGGGGTAGCAAGTCCCCACAGTTTACAGGAGCTCAATCTGAGCCGGGCGCTCCTCAACGGCTCGGTGGCGGAACAAGTTTCCGATCTGCTCCAGAACGGTTCCCTCGCTAACCTGGTCCACCTAGAGATGTCCGACAACGACCTCTTCTACATGCCGGCCCGAGCCTTCTCTCGCTTGACCAGCCTGAGGCAACTGCAACTGAGGAACAACTCCTTTGTCTCCTTCAGAGACACTTTCCAAGACCTGAACCTTCAGCTGCTCGACCTGAGGTTCAACGCCCTGAAGACACTGGGCAACGGCACGATGGCTGAGTTGAGCAGTCAGCCCCAGCTTAGAGTGGACCTGCGGGATAACCCCTTCGTCTGCGACTGCGGCCTCAAGGATTTCCGGGCTTGGCTTCAAAGCACCGACAAGGTGGTGGAGAAAGACAGCTTGCTCTGCTCGTCGCCCGAGAGCCTAGGAAATAAACCCGTCCTCCAAGCTCGCTACTCCGATTTGCAGTGTTCCTTCCAAGGGGACATGGAGAGCGCGTTGCAAACTTCGTACGTCTTTCTTGGGCTGGTTCTAGCCCTGATCGGGGTGATCTTCATGTTTGTCTTGTACCTGAACCGAAAAGGCATCAAAAAGTGGCTTAACAACTTCAGGGATGCATGCCGAGACCACATGGAAGGCTACCATTACCG